The sequence GACCTTCTCGCAGTCCTCGACCAGGATGCCGTTTTCGTGATCGATATAGATCCGCAGCAGGGAATGCCGCCCTTGAGACAGGAACTCGATGCCCCAGCACTGATAACCGAGCGCTTCGACTACCGGGGCCAACAAGGCCTGCAACTGTTCTAGCTTGCTCGACACCTGATTGCCTCTCGCATGCTGTGCAAATAAAAAATGGGCGAAACGCCCATCCCTTCAAAAACCGCCTGATCAGCGATCGGTGGTCAACTGTCCAGCTAGCAAAAAGCCCCTAAAAAGGGGCTTCGCGACTACTGGTTGCGGGGGCTGGATTTGAACCAACGACCTTCGGGTTATGAGCCCGACGAGCTACCAGACTGCTCCACCCCGCGTCAAAGCTGGTGCGAGAGTATACGGCCAGCACCTTGCATGGTCAACCGAACATCCCGCAAAAGAAGAGGCCCGCATCACTGCGGGCCTCTCTTTGTATGGTACCGAGGAGGGGACTCGAACCCCTACAGCCTATGGCCACTACCACCTCAAGGTAGCGTGTCTACCAATTCCACCACCTCGGCAAAACTTGCCTTACTTCTGCTCTGGAGCCTGAGGCACATCACCCGATTGGGTAGCTGGCTTCTGCTCTTCGAGCACCGGCACATCGTCAGCTGCCGGCTTGGCGGGTTGAACTTCGAGAGCTGCCGGATCCGGCAGACCTACGTTGCTCAGCGCCTCAGCCTTTTCTTTAGCGAAGAACGCTAAACCCAGGCTGGTAATGAAAAAAACCGCGGCGAGTATACCAGTAACTCGACTCAGAAAGGTAGCAGAACCTTGGCTTCCGAAAACAGTTGCCGAAGCACCACCACCAAACGAGGCGCCAGTATCCG is a genomic window of Pseudomonas resinovorans NBRC 106553 containing:
- the secG gene encoding preprotein translocase subunit SecG, yielding MLETVVIVVHLLVALGVVGLVLIQQGKGADTGASFGGGASATVFGSQGSATFLSRVTGILAAVFFITSLGLAFFAKEKAEALSNVGLPDPAALEVQPAKPAADDVPVLEEQKPATQSGDVPQAPEQK